In Flavobacterium sp. N3904, one DNA window encodes the following:
- a CDS encoding bifunctional response regulator/alkaline phosphatase family protein, with protein MENIKILWVDDEIDLLKPHILFLEKKNYSVTTCNNGRDAIDIFDENNFDIVFLDENMPGMSGLETLSEMKEKKSSIPMIMITKSEEEYIMEEAIGSKIADYLIKPVNPNQILLSLKKNLDHSRLISQKTTLDYQKEFRKITMEMAMVNSYEDWVELYKKLIFWELELENINDQGMVEILESQKVEANSQFGKFIERNYEDWFAPKADKPIQSHTLFKELVVPEILKKDKPVLFVVIDNLRYDQWKAFESVVGNYYKLEKEVPYYAILPTATQYARNAIFSGLTPLEMEKQFPQYWKNDPEEGGKNLFEAEFLTAQIKRLRLDIKEDYFKITNLAGGKKLAENFKSLKDNDLVTIVYNFVDMLSHAKTEMDVVKELASDDKAYRSLTLSWFKNSPLLEIIQQAQKLGFKLILTTDHGTINVKNPSKVVGDKNTSLNLRYKTGRSLTYEQKDVYAVKEPKLIGLPAINMSSSYIFAKNDLFLAYVNNYNHYVSYYKNTYQHGGISLEEMIIPFLVFNPK; from the coding sequence ATGGAGAACATAAAAATACTTTGGGTCGACGATGAAATCGATTTACTCAAACCACATATATTATTTCTGGAGAAAAAAAATTACAGCGTTACCACTTGCAACAATGGACGCGATGCCATCGATATTTTTGACGAAAACAATTTTGACATTGTTTTTCTTGACGAAAATATGCCCGGAATGAGCGGTCTGGAAACGTTATCGGAGATGAAAGAGAAAAAATCTTCTATCCCGATGATAATGATTACCAAAAGTGAGGAAGAATATATAATGGAGGAGGCGATTGGTTCCAAAATTGCCGATTATCTTATCAAACCCGTAAATCCCAATCAGATTTTGTTGAGTTTGAAGAAAAATCTAGATCATTCCCGATTGATTTCTCAAAAAACGACTTTGGATTACCAAAAAGAGTTTCGAAAAATCACTATGGAAATGGCAATGGTCAACTCCTATGAAGATTGGGTTGAATTGTACAAAAAACTAATATTTTGGGAACTGGAACTCGAAAATATAAATGATCAAGGAATGGTAGAAATTCTGGAATCCCAAAAAGTGGAAGCCAATTCCCAATTTGGTAAATTTATAGAACGCAATTACGAAGATTGGTTTGCTCCAAAAGCGGATAAACCGATACAATCGCATACCTTATTTAAAGAATTGGTTGTGCCAGAAATTCTCAAGAAAGACAAGCCTGTACTTTTTGTTGTGATTGACAATTTGCGCTACGATCAATGGAAAGCCTTTGAAAGCGTGGTGGGTAATTATTATAAATTAGAGAAAGAAGTTCCATATTATGCAATATTACCAACTGCTACACAATATGCAAGAAATGCCATTTTCTCTGGATTAACTCCTCTTGAAATGGAAAAACAATTTCCACAGTATTGGAAAAATGACCCAGAAGAAGGAGGTAAAAACCTATTTGAAGCTGAATTTCTAACGGCTCAAATTAAGCGTTTAAGACTTGATATAAAAGAAGATTATTTTAAGATCACCAATTTGGCAGGAGGGAAAAAATTAGCAGAAAACTTCAAATCACTAAAAGACAACGACTTAGTTACTATTGTTTATAATTTTGTCGATATGCTATCGCACGCCAAGACCGAAATGGATGTCGTAAAAGAATTAGCTTCTGACGATAAAGCGTATCGTTCGCTGACATTGAGTTGGTTCAAAAATTCACCTCTATTGGAAATTATTCAACAAGCACAAAAATTAGGTTTCAAATTAATTTTGACAACCGACCACGGAACCATTAATGTGAAAAATCCATCAAAAGTAGTAGGAGATAAAAATACCAGTTTGAATTTACGTTACAAAACTGGACGTAGTTTGACTTACGAACAAAAAGATGTATATGCTGTAAAAGAGCCTAAACTTATTGGTTTACCAGCCATAAATATGAGCAGCTCGTATATTTTTGCAAAAAATGATTTGTTTTTGGCGTATGTAAACAACTACAATCATTATGTGAGTTATTACAAAAACACGTATCAACATGGCGGAATCTCATTAGAAGAAATGATTATTCCTTTTCTAGTTTTTAATCCAAAGTAG
- the tsaE gene encoding tRNA (adenosine(37)-N6)-threonylcarbamoyltransferase complex ATPase subunit type 1 TsaE produces the protein MTITFSINQLGAVAQQILDENPNKVILFNGEMGVGKTTLIKQLCKTLGVQDATSSPTFSLVNEYQTDTNQIVYHFDFYRLNKETEALDMGVDDYLYSGNWCFIEWSEKIENLIPDQHTIITIELLPSGERLLELK, from the coding sequence ATGACGATTACATTTTCTATAAACCAACTTGGAGCAGTTGCTCAACAAATTTTAGACGAAAATCCAAATAAAGTTATCCTTTTTAATGGGGAAATGGGCGTTGGAAAAACAACTTTAATCAAACAACTTTGCAAAACATTGGGTGTACAGGATGCCACCAGCAGCCCAACTTTTTCTCTGGTGAATGAATATCAAACCGATACGAATCAAATTGTGTATCATTTTGATTTTTATAGATTAAACAAGGAAACCGAGGCACTCGATATGGGTGTTGACGATTATTTATACTCTGGAAATTGGTGTTTTATAGAATGGTCAGAAAAAATTGAAAATTTGATTCCAGATCAACATACCATAATTACAATTGAACTTCTTCCCAGCGGTGAGCGTTTATTAGAATTAAAGTAA
- a CDS encoding GNAT family N-acetyltransferase encodes MSLDTNKVKIIPFSIELKDAIKTLNLEWLHKYFKVEPKDEKVLSDPQGEIIDKGGLIFYAQYNNQIVGTVSLLKVDANTFELTKMAVSDENQGLGIGKKLMEHCLTEAKQKGIQKLILYSNRKLKPAIHLYESFGFIEIPVEEGVYERADIKMEKVLV; translated from the coding sequence ATGAGTTTAGACACCAATAAAGTCAAAATCATTCCTTTTTCAATCGAATTGAAGGATGCCATCAAAACATTAAATTTGGAATGGCTTCATAAATATTTTAAGGTTGAGCCTAAAGATGAAAAGGTACTATCTGACCCTCAAGGTGAAATAATTGACAAAGGGGGATTGATTTTTTATGCCCAATACAACAATCAAATTGTTGGTACAGTTTCTTTATTAAAAGTTGACGCAAACACATTTGAATTGACAAAAATGGCAGTATCCGATGAAAATCAAGGACTTGGTATCGGTAAAAAACTGATGGAACATTGTTTGACTGAGGCAAAGCAAAAAGGAATTCAAAAATTGATTTTGTATTCTAATCGCAAATTAAAACCGGCAATACATCTATATGAAAGTTTTGGCTTTATCGAAATCCCAGTTGAAGAGGGCGTTTATGAAAGAGCCGATATCAAAATGGAGAAAGTACTTGTCTAA
- a CDS encoding alanine dehydrogenase, producing MSISPFTKEQLLPQEEKLEIARHKSQLFIGIPKETSYQERRICLTPDAVNSLTYQGHRVMIEAGAGVSSSYTDKEYSDAGAEITQDTKKVFGCPMLLKVEPPTIAEIEMMHAKTIVLSAIQLKTRKKSYFEALSRKKITALAFEYLKDEDGSYPAVKSLSEIAGTASILIAAELMITNEFGKGLLFGNITGVPPTEVVILGAGTAGEFAAKTAIGLGASVKVFDNSITKLRRLQNNLNQRIFTSTIQQKSLLKALRRCDVAIGAMRGIERCPVVVTETMVEHMKKGAVIVDISIDTGGCFETSEVTTHEKPTFIKSNVLHYCVPNIPSRYSKTASLSISNIITPYLLQIAEDGGIESAIRCNAGLKNGVYLYHGILTNKAIGDWFDLPDNDINLIVF from the coding sequence ATGTCTATAAGTCCATTTACAAAAGAACAACTACTGCCTCAAGAAGAAAAACTAGAAATAGCTAGACACAAAAGCCAACTTTTTATAGGAATTCCAAAAGAGACCAGTTATCAGGAAAGACGCATTTGTTTAACACCAGATGCGGTGAATTCGCTTACCTATCAAGGACATAGAGTAATGATTGAAGCAGGAGCTGGCGTAAGTTCCAGTTACACTGACAAAGAATACAGCGATGCAGGAGCAGAAATTACTCAAGATACTAAAAAAGTTTTTGGCTGTCCAATGCTTTTAAAAGTAGAGCCTCCAACAATCGCCGAAATTGAAATGATGCATGCCAAAACAATTGTTTTATCAGCCATTCAACTAAAAACTAGAAAAAAATCCTATTTTGAAGCTTTATCTCGAAAAAAAATAACAGCACTTGCTTTTGAATATTTAAAAGATGAAGATGGCTCCTACCCTGCCGTAAAATCATTGAGTGAAATTGCGGGAACAGCTTCCATACTCATTGCTGCTGAATTAATGATTACAAATGAGTTTGGAAAAGGACTCTTATTTGGAAACATTACAGGAGTTCCTCCTACCGAAGTTGTCATTTTAGGCGCCGGAACTGCAGGAGAATTTGCGGCCAAAACTGCAATAGGACTTGGAGCAAGCGTCAAAGTATTCGATAATTCGATAACCAAGCTGCGTCGTCTGCAAAACAACCTAAACCAACGTATTTTTACTTCTACCATTCAACAAAAATCATTACTAAAAGCGTTAAGACGTTGTGACGTTGCTATTGGTGCCATGAGAGGAATAGAACGTTGTCCCGTAGTTGTGACCGAAACAATGGTCGAACACATGAAAAAAGGTGCCGTAATAGTTGATATAAGTATTGATACTGGCGGATGTTTTGAAACTTCCGAAGTGACAACTCACGAAAAACCCACTTTTATAAAAAGTAATGTTTTGCATTATTGTGTACCCAATATTCCTTCCCGATATTCCAAAACGGCCTCGCTTTCCATAAGCAATATTATCACTCCATATTTATTGCAAATTGCAGAAGATGGTGGTATCGAAAGTGCCATCCGTTGCAATGCAGGACTAAAAAACGGTGTTTATTTATACCACGGCATTCTCACCAACAAAGCCATAGGCGATTGGTTTGATTTACCGGATAACGATATTAATTTAATTGTTTTTTAA
- a CDS encoding DUF4258 domain-containing protein — translation MNFVQRFAYYLVGLIMGLFVVAAIFSGKDTRCNYFPNARVLNNLSTKPFSYSDKASLILSQKWVDTTDIKNTLKLGDVDFDKSNIPYKKGKLYVIEGKTRKNQEIIIKVTNYENKAVLEDIIKK, via the coding sequence ATGAATTTCGTACAACGTTTTGCATACTACTTAGTAGGTTTGATAATGGGTTTATTTGTGGTAGCAGCAATATTTAGTGGAAAAGATACCCGATGTAATTATTTTCCAAATGCAAGAGTTTTAAATAATTTAAGCACAAAGCCTTTCTCTTATTCTGATAAAGCTTCCTTGATTTTATCACAAAAATGGGTAGACACCACCGATATTAAGAACACTTTAAAATTGGGAGATGTAGATTTTGACAAAAGTAATATACCGTACAAAAAAGGGAAATTATATGTAATTGAAGGCAAAACCAGAAAAAACCAAGAAATCATAATTAAAGTAACTAATTACGAAAACAAAGCAGTACTTGAAGACATAATCAAGAAATAA
- a CDS encoding phosphoribosylaminoimidazolesuccinocarboxamide synthase: protein MSNTITTTNFNFPNQKSVYRGKVREVYNINDDLLVMIATDRLSAFDVVLPKGIPYKGQILNQIATKFMELTQDIVPNWLIATPDPSVAVGHLCEPFKVEMVIRGYLSGHAAREYALGKRQICGVTMAEGLKENDKFPEPIITPTTKADNGSHDEDISHEDILAKGIVTEEDYLVLEKYTRALFERGTEIAASRGLILVDTKYEFGKTKDGVIVLIDEIHTPDSSRYFYSEGYQERQDKGEEQKQLSKEFVRRWLIQNGFQGLEGQSIPDMTDEYIETVSDRYIELYENILGEKFVKADISNINERIEKNVLAYLAQR, encoded by the coding sequence ATGAGCAATACAATTACCACTACCAATTTTAATTTTCCCAATCAAAAATCAGTTTATAGAGGAAAAGTAAGAGAAGTTTACAATATCAATGACGATTTACTTGTAATGATCGCTACAGACAGGCTTTCGGCATTTGATGTCGTTTTGCCAAAGGGAATTCCATACAAAGGGCAAATTTTGAATCAGATTGCTACAAAATTCATGGAATTGACTCAAGATATTGTACCCAACTGGTTAATTGCTACTCCGGATCCAAGTGTTGCTGTTGGACATTTGTGTGAACCTTTTAAAGTAGAAATGGTGATTCGTGGCTATCTTTCAGGTCACGCTGCTCGTGAATATGCTCTTGGGAAAAGACAAATTTGTGGTGTAACAATGGCTGAAGGTTTGAAGGAAAATGATAAATTTCCAGAACCAATAATCACTCCAACTACCAAAGCGGATAATGGTTCTCATGATGAAGATATTTCTCATGAAGACATTTTGGCTAAAGGTATAGTTACTGAAGAAGATTATTTAGTATTAGAAAAATATACTCGTGCTTTGTTTGAAAGAGGAACAGAGATTGCAGCCAGTCGTGGTTTGATTTTGGTCGATACTAAATACGAATTTGGAAAAACAAAAGATGGTGTTATTGTATTGATCGATGAAATTCATACTCCAGATTCTTCTCGTTATTTCTATTCTGAAGGATATCAGGAAAGACAGGACAAAGGCGAAGAACAAAAACAATTGTCAAAAGAATTCGTAAGACGCTGGTTGATCCAGAATGGTTTTCAAGGCTTGGAAGGGCAAAGTATTCCTGATATGACAGATGAATATATCGAAACGGTTTCGGATAGATATATCGAATTATACGAAAATATTCTAGGCGAAAAATTTGTAAAAGCAGATATTTCGAATATTAATGAAAGAATTGAGAAAAACGTTTTGGCTTACTTAGCACAAAGATAA
- a CDS encoding Cof-type HAD-IIB family hydrolase: MSKRKIKVVISDLDGTLLNSDHTISAYTKSVFKELHEQNYLIIVATGRHHMDAMAIISSLELPVYLVTSNGARIHSPQKELLYSFNLEGDAVKSILSLDIDPEITTVLFKETVWQTSKTNKKLNAFQKDLAYPPEVVDFATLDNFSAIKIFFTHDDHQKLVDLKDKILENHSDVFSHAFSLPICLEFMDKSVDKSVAIAKILEMEGYSFEESVSFGDGFNDEKMLGAAGIGLIMGNAPENLKNKLSHLEVISSNDEDGVAKYLSNIMQL; encoded by the coding sequence ATGTCGAAAAGAAAAATTAAAGTAGTAATTAGCGATCTAGACGGGACATTACTCAACTCAGACCATACAATATCTGCCTATACCAAATCAGTTTTTAAAGAGCTACATGAACAAAATTATTTAATTATCGTTGCAACAGGACGTCATCACATGGATGCCATGGCAATAATCAGCAGTCTGGAACTTCCTGTTTATCTGGTAACTTCAAATGGAGCAAGGATTCATTCACCCCAAAAAGAACTTTTATATTCTTTTAATTTAGAAGGAGATGCTGTCAAATCAATTCTGTCATTGGATATCGACCCAGAAATAACAACGGTTTTGTTTAAAGAAACGGTCTGGCAAACCTCAAAAACGAATAAAAAGTTAAATGCTTTTCAAAAAGATTTGGCCTATCCACCCGAAGTGGTTGATTTTGCAACATTAGATAATTTTAGTGCTATTAAAATATTTTTTACGCATGATGATCATCAAAAATTAGTGGATTTAAAAGACAAAATTCTTGAAAATCATTCGGATGTGTTTAGTCATGCTTTTAGTTTGCCTATTTGTTTGGAATTTATGGACAAATCGGTTGATAAAAGTGTAGCGATTGCTAAAATTCTCGAAATGGAAGGTTATTCTTTTGAGGAATCGGTTTCTTTTGGTGATGGATTTAATGATGAAAAAATGTTGGGTGCTGCTGGAATAGGATTAATTATGGGGAATGCACCAGAAAATTTAAAAAATAAATTATCTCATTTGGAAGTGATTTCATCCAATGATGAAGATGGGGTTGCCAAGTATTTATCGAATATTATGCAGTTATAA
- a CDS encoding PhoH family protein: MNERIIELIDIAPKDFWGTQDSHLESIKKYYPKLKIVARGTTLKAFGDKEILDEFEKRFQRLMLHFTRYNTIDDNVIERVIQSNDQDDKKAFGHDKILVHGVGGKIIKPMTPNQQLLVDTMEKNDMVFAVGPAGTGKTYTGVAMAVKALKEKQVKRIILTRPAVEAGENLGFLPGDMKEKLDPYMQPLYDALRDMLPNEKLEDYILKGIIQIAPLAFMRGRTLDHAFVILDEAQNTTHSQMKMFLTRMGKSAKFMITGDPGQVDLPRRTISGLKEAILVLKDVDGIGIIYLDDKDIVRHRLVKKVIDAYKQIENNDY; the protein is encoded by the coding sequence TTGAACGAAAGAATCATCGAGCTCATCGACATTGCTCCAAAAGATTTTTGGGGTACTCAGGACTCACATTTGGAGTCTATTAAAAAATATTATCCAAAATTAAAAATTGTCGCTCGGGGAACAACCCTTAAAGCTTTTGGCGACAAAGAAATTTTAGATGAATTCGAAAAGCGGTTTCAGAGATTAATGTTGCATTTTACAAGATACAATACAATTGATGATAATGTAATAGAACGTGTTATTCAAAGCAACGACCAGGATGATAAAAAAGCTTTTGGTCATGATAAAATTTTGGTTCATGGCGTAGGAGGAAAAATCATTAAACCGATGACTCCCAATCAACAGTTGTTGGTCGATACAATGGAGAAAAATGATATGGTTTTTGCTGTAGGTCCTGCCGGAACAGGGAAAACCTATACAGGAGTTGCCATGGCCGTAAAAGCACTAAAGGAAAAACAAGTCAAACGAATTATTCTTACCCGTCCCGCTGTTGAAGCTGGCGAAAACCTTGGTTTTCTTCCCGGCGATATGAAAGAAAAGCTGGATCCATACATGCAACCTTTATACGATGCGCTGCGGGATATGCTTCCCAATGAGAAATTGGAAGACTATATCCTAAAAGGAATTATCCAAATTGCACCATTGGCTTTTATGCGCGGACGAACACTAGACCATGCTTTTGTGATTTTGGACGAAGCTCAAAATACGACACATTCGCAAATGAAAATGTTTTTGACCCGCATGGGAAAAAGCGCTAAGTTTATGATAACCGGAGACCCAGGCCAAGTTGATTTGCCGCGAAGAACCATTTCCGGACTGAAAGAAGCGATATTGGTTTTAAAAGATGTTGACGGAATTGGTATTATTTATCTCGATGACAAAGATATTGTACGTCATCGATTGGTCAAAAAAGTTATTGATGCTTACAAACAAATTGAAAACAATGATTATTAA
- a CDS encoding S-adenosyl-l-methionine hydroxide adenosyltransferase family protein codes for MSIITLTTDYGLKDHFVGALKGKIISEYSDATIIDISHDIDPFNTVEASYIISASYASFPKGTVHIIGVDLESNKENQHIAMQWNDHFFIAADNGILSMLSQKIIPQKIVAITIHDRLHTDASDLDVFVTVACHIAKGGVLNVIGKEINNLKQVTDLQVTLSDDGSQLKGNVIYIDHFGNVVTNISKKQFLESAKARDYEIIFKNQTIKTILPYYSAIANSEKYPVKYYEGQKLAIFNEAGFLEIALFRSNPLTVGSASTLLGLNYRDVVSVQFKN; via the coding sequence ATGTCAATAATTACCCTTACAACCGATTACGGCTTAAAAGACCACTTTGTAGGTGCGTTAAAAGGGAAAATAATATCTGAGTATTCTGACGCCACAATTATTGACATTTCTCACGACATAGACCCATTCAACACTGTCGAAGCAAGTTACATTATTTCGGCATCATATGCAAGTTTTCCAAAAGGGACTGTTCATATTATTGGAGTTGATTTGGAATCCAACAAAGAAAATCAGCATATTGCCATGCAATGGAACGATCATTTCTTTATTGCAGCTGATAATGGCATCTTGAGCATGCTTTCGCAAAAGATAATCCCACAAAAAATAGTCGCAATAACCATCCATGACCGCTTGCATACCGATGCTTCCGATCTGGATGTTTTTGTAACCGTAGCTTGTCATATTGCCAAGGGAGGTGTCCTTAATGTGATTGGAAAGGAAATCAACAACTTAAAACAAGTGACGGATTTGCAAGTAACTTTATCAGATGACGGAAGTCAATTAAAAGGGAATGTAATTTATATCGACCATTTTGGGAATGTCGTAACCAATATTTCCAAAAAACAATTTTTAGAATCTGCCAAAGCGAGGGATTATGAAATTATATTCAAAAACCAAACAATAAAAACAATTCTGCCATATTATTCTGCCATTGCCAATTCAGAAAAATATCCCGTAAAATATTATGAAGGGCAAAAATTGGCGATTTTCAACGAAGCCGGTTTTCTCGAAATTGCTCTTTTTAGAAGCAATCCTTTAACTGTAGGTTCGGCGAGTACATTATTGGGGCTCAATTATAGAGATGTGGTTTCGGTACAATTTAAGAATTAA
- a CDS encoding putative quinol monooxygenase has product MFVRIVKLSFHEENIPAFLENFELMKDKIRNAPGNRFLELYQDKDNKNIFFTYSYWETEADLENYRNSELFNTVWTFTKQLFNAKPEAWSVDKLVSLQ; this is encoded by the coding sequence ATGTTTGTACGAATAGTAAAACTGAGTTTTCATGAGGAAAACATTCCTGCTTTTTTGGAAAATTTCGAATTAATGAAAGATAAAATACGGAATGCTCCCGGAAATCGTTTTCTGGAATTGTATCAGGATAAGGACAACAAAAACATTTTCTTTACCTATAGTTATTGGGAAACCGAAGCAGATTTAGAAAATTATCGAAATTCTGAGCTTTTTAATACCGTTTGGACATTTACCAAACAATTATTCAATGCAAAACCTGAGGCTTGGAGCGTTGATAAATTAGTAAGTTTACAGTAA
- the gldF gene encoding gliding motility-associated ABC transporter permease subunit GldF: MKSIVFREIKSFFGSPIGYLVIALFLIGNGLFLWVFEGDYNILNTGFADLTPFFTLAPWILIFLIPAVTMRSFSDEKKQGTLELLLTKPISLWEIVNGKFLGAFLLIVMAIIPTFIYVEVIWNLGAPEGNLDLGSTLGSYFGLLFLIAAYSAIGIFTSSVSENQIVSFIIAVFLCFFFYFGFQALASVLPSFSNFISYFGMQDHYKSMSRGVIDTRDVIYFASITVLFLSFTVFNLKSIKS, from the coding sequence ATGAAGTCAATCGTATTTCGCGAAATAAAATCCTTTTTTGGTTCACCAATCGGATATTTGGTAATTGCCCTTTTCTTGATTGGAAACGGCTTATTCCTTTGGGTATTCGAAGGGGATTATAATATTCTAAACACTGGTTTTGCCGATTTAACACCCTTTTTCACACTGGCTCCATGGATTTTAATTTTCTTGATTCCTGCAGTAACTATGCGCAGTTTCTCTGATGAAAAAAAACAAGGCACTCTTGAATTATTACTCACAAAACCAATTAGTCTTTGGGAGATTGTAAACGGAAAATTCTTGGGGGCTTTTCTATTAATTGTAATGGCTATTATTCCAACTTTTATTTATGTAGAAGTGATATGGAATTTGGGTGCTCCCGAAGGAAATCTGGATTTAGGAAGTACACTTGGTTCTTATTTTGGATTATTGTTTTTAATTGCGGCATATTCGGCTATTGGAATTTTTACTTCATCTGTTTCCGAAAACCAGATTGTTTCTTTTATCATTGCCGTTTTTCTATGCTTCTTTTTCTATTTTGGATTTCAAGCATTAGCATCTGTTTTGCCAAGCTTTTCCAATTTCATTTCTTATTTCGGAATGCAAGATCATTACAAGAGTATGAGCCGAGGAGTTATAGACACAAGAGACGTTATTTACTTTGCAAGTATTACGGTTTTGTTCCTTTCTTTCACAGTCTTTAATTTAAAATCTATTAAATCGTAA
- the gldG gene encoding gliding motility-associated ABC transporter substrate-binding protein GldG, translated as MRAFNIKNAKSLLITIAVVLLLNIVSNFFFHRFDLTQDHRYTLSPTTLKILKDVKNPLSIKVYLQGELPAEFKRLQLESQQLLEEFQAYNSNIIIEFVDPLENKDETMDNIKELYRKGLTPINITVDDKGKQSQSMVFPWAIAVYNNKEVNIPLLKNLMGASTTQKVIGSVQHLEYSISDGINKISKDKQKKVAIIKGNGELQERHIAKFLMQVRESYFIGPFTLDSVVKNPEGTLQSLQNYDLAVIAKPTEAFTDEEKLVLDQFIINGGKTLWLIDQVNAEMDSLYNPSGATLAFPKDLNLNDMLFKYGVRINPDLVKDEQGSPIKLASGEQGSATQYQDFNWKFAPQVYPISKHPIVKNLGGIKFDFANAMDTLKNGIKKTVLLQSSPYSKKIGTPVEINLNIVSEQTSPADYLNKGNIPMAVLLEGKFHSMFENRVLPFEDKSFETTGKESKMIVISDGDIIKNQLDKTGQPVELGYDQRSGNLYDNKDFMMNCVNYLLDDTGLINIRSKDLDLPLLDKEKVYENYTFTQFLTIGLPLLILFLFGIGFTFLRKRKYSK; from the coding sequence ATGAGAGCATTCAATATAAAAAACGCCAAATCATTATTGATTACTATTGCAGTAGTATTACTTTTAAATATTGTTAGCAATTTCTTTTTTCATCGTTTTGATTTAACTCAGGATCATCGCTATACGCTATCTCCTACTACTTTAAAGATTCTTAAAGACGTAAAGAATCCACTATCCATAAAAGTCTATCTGCAAGGGGAATTACCTGCAGAATTCAAGCGATTACAACTGGAATCCCAACAACTTTTGGAGGAGTTTCAAGCCTATAATTCTAATATTATCATCGAATTTGTAGATCCGCTGGAGAACAAAGACGAAACTATGGACAATATCAAAGAACTATATAGAAAAGGCTTAACTCCAATAAATATTACTGTTGACGACAAAGGAAAACAGTCCCAATCGATGGTTTTTCCTTGGGCAATTGCTGTTTATAACAACAAGGAAGTAAATATTCCGCTGTTGAAGAATCTGATGGGAGCTTCTACAACACAAAAAGTAATTGGATCTGTTCAACATCTTGAATATTCTATTTCGGATGGAATCAATAAAATATCCAAAGACAAACAAAAGAAAGTTGCTATCATCAAAGGAAATGGAGAACTTCAGGAACGACACATTGCTAAATTCCTAATGCAAGTGCGTGAAAGTTATTTCATCGGGCCTTTTACGTTGGATTCGGTTGTCAAAAATCCAGAAGGAACTTTACAATCATTACAGAATTATGATTTGGCAGTCATTGCCAAACCAACCGAAGCTTTTACCGATGAAGAAAAACTAGTTTTAGATCAATTCATCATAAATGGCGGAAAAACCCTTTGGCTTATTGATCAGGTCAATGCCGAAATGGACAGCCTTTATAATCCATCGGGAGCAACATTAGCATTTCCAAAAGACTTGAATTTAAACGATATGCTCTTCAAATACGGAGTACGTATCAATCCTGACTTGGTCAAAGACGAACAAGGAAGTCCAATAAAACTGGCTAGCGGAGAACAAGGAAGTGCAACACAATACCAGGATTTTAACTGGAAATTTGCACCTCAGGTATATCCTATCAGCAAACATCCCATTGTGAAAAATTTGGGCGGCATCAAATTTGATTTTGCCAATGCGATGGATACTTTGAAAAACGGCATTAAGAAAACAGTATTGTTGCAGTCTTCTCCTTATTCAAAAAAAATAGGAACTCCTGTTGAAATCAACCTGAATATTGTATCGGAACAAACTTCTCCAGCTGATTACCTCAATAAAGGAAATATTCCAATGGCAGTATTATTAGAAGGTAAATTCCATTCTATGTTTGAGAACCGTGTTTTACCTTTTGAAGACAAATCATTCGAAACTACCGGAAAAGAGAGCAAAATGATTGTGATTTCGGATGGAGATATTATAAAAAACCAATTGGACAAAACAGGACAACCGGTTGAATTGGGCTATGACCAACGCTCAGGGAATTTATACGACAACAAAGATTTTATGATGAATTGTGTGAATTATCTACTGGATGATACGGGACTTATTAACATTCGTAGCAAGGATCTAGATTTACCATTGTTGGATAAAGAAAAAGTGTATGAAAATTATACCTTTACACAGTTCCTAACTATCGGACTACCACTTCTAATTTTGTTCTTATTTGGTATCGGATTTACATTCCTTAGAAAAAGAAAGTACAGTAAATAG